In Mangifera indica cultivar Alphonso chromosome 1, CATAS_Mindica_2.1, whole genome shotgun sequence, a single genomic region encodes these proteins:
- the LOC123215050 gene encoding vacuolar cation/proton exchanger 5-like isoform X1: MQSNVKQMNSLDDRSMSELEEESLLTPEAESGKPKPVLGLENGHTFRVSPSFGYKNLWNGVYKSIKTVVFSNKLNLLMPFGPLAIMVHKMTGHKGWVFFLSMLGITPLAERLGYATEQVAFYTGATVGGLLNVTFGNSTEMIVSIYALKSGMTRVVQLSLLGSILSNMLLVLGCAFFCGGLVIRNKEQRFDKASAVVNSGLLLMAVMSLLFPSVLLYTHTEVHFGKSELALSRFSSCIMLVAYAAFLVFQLKGQQKTYFSATEEENQAMDAADNGDDGNEEPQISKWESIIWLSILTAWISILSEHLVDAIQGASIAWNIPISFISVILLPIIGNATEHASAIIFAMKDKLDITLGVTIGSSTQISMFGIPFCVVIGWIMGCPMDLNFQIFETATLFITVIVVAFFLQEGTSNYFKGLLLILCYLIVAASFLVHEDASPEGGKLSQLSINSLLHTIFSSIKVKTLEEVRKIFNII, from the exons ATGCAATCCAATGTTAAA CAGATGAACTCATTGGACGACAGATCAATGAGTGAGCTTGAGGAGGAGAGTCTTTTGACTCCGGAAGCAGAATCTGGAAAGCCAAAACCTGTTCTTGGACTTGAAAATGGACATACTTTTAGGGTTTCACCatcttttggatataaaaatTTGTGGAATGGTGTGTATAAGAGCATAAAGACTGTTGTTTTCTCGAATAAACTCAATTTGCTTATGCCTTTTGGGCCATTGGCAATCATGGTCCATAAAATGACTGGTCACAAA GGATGGGTCTTCTTTCTAAGCATGCTGGGTATAACTCCTTTGGCAGAGCGTTTAGGTTATGCTACAGA GCAGGTGGCCTTTTACACTGGTGCTACAG TTGGGGGCCTTTTAAACGTTACTTTTGGAAATTCGACGGAAATGATAGTATCAATTTATGCTCTGAAAAGTGGTATGACACGTGTCGTTCAACTCTCATTATTGGGctcaattttgtcaaatatgtTGCTGGTGCTTGGATGTGCATTCTTTTGTGGAGGTCTTGTTATTCGGAACAAAGAACAACGGTTTGATAAG GCATCCGCTGTTGTGAATTCGGGACTGTTATTGATGGCAGTCATGAGCCTGCTCTTTCCATCTGTTCTTCTCTACACACATACTGAGGTGCATTTTGGAAAGTCAGAGCTGGCTCTTTCAAGATTTAGCAGTTGCATTATGCtagtggcatatgctgcctttCTTGTTTTCCAATTAAAAGGTCAACAAAAGACATATTTCTCTGCAACTGAG GAAGAGAATCAGGCTATGGATGCTGCTGATAATGGTGATGACGGCAATGAAGAGCCACAGATCTCAAAATGGGAATCAATTATTTGGCTTTCAATTCTAACAGCTTGGATATCTATCCTTTCAGAGCATCTAGTCGATGCTATACAG GGAGCATCGATCGCATGGAACATTCCAATTTCATTTATTAGTGTTATATTGCTTCCAATCATAGGGAATGCTACAGAGCATGCAAGTGCTATCATTTTTGCCATGAAGGACAAACTT GACATAACTTTGGGAGTGACAATAGGATCATCAACACAAATATCCATGTTCGGG ATTCCATTTTGTGTGGTTATTGGATGGATCATGGGTTGCCCCATGGActtgaactttcaaatttttgagaCGGCAACTCTTTTCATAACTGTCATAGTTGTTGCCTTCTTTCTGCAG GAAGGAACATCTAATTACTTTAAAGGACTTCTGCTCATTCTTTGTTATCTGATAGTTGCCGCAAGTTTCCTTGTACATGAAGATGCTTCTCCAGAAG gcGGCAAACTATCTCAACTCAGCATCAACAGTTTGTTGCACACAATTTTCAGTTCCATTAAGGTCAAAACTCTAGAGGAGGTTCGCAAAATATTCAACATTATATAA
- the LOC123215050 gene encoding vacuolar cation/proton exchanger 5-like isoform X2, which yields MQSNVKMNSLDDRSMSELEEESLLTPEAESGKPKPVLGLENGHTFRVSPSFGYKNLWNGVYKSIKTVVFSNKLNLLMPFGPLAIMVHKMTGHKGWVFFLSMLGITPLAERLGYATEQVAFYTGATVGGLLNVTFGNSTEMIVSIYALKSGMTRVVQLSLLGSILSNMLLVLGCAFFCGGLVIRNKEQRFDKASAVVNSGLLLMAVMSLLFPSVLLYTHTEVHFGKSELALSRFSSCIMLVAYAAFLVFQLKGQQKTYFSATEEENQAMDAADNGDDGNEEPQISKWESIIWLSILTAWISILSEHLVDAIQGASIAWNIPISFISVILLPIIGNATEHASAIIFAMKDKLDITLGVTIGSSTQISMFGIPFCVVIGWIMGCPMDLNFQIFETATLFITVIVVAFFLQEGTSNYFKGLLLILCYLIVAASFLVHEDASPEGGKLSQLSINSLLHTIFSSIKVKTLEEVRKIFNII from the exons ATGCAATCCAATGTTAAA ATGAACTCATTGGACGACAGATCAATGAGTGAGCTTGAGGAGGAGAGTCTTTTGACTCCGGAAGCAGAATCTGGAAAGCCAAAACCTGTTCTTGGACTTGAAAATGGACATACTTTTAGGGTTTCACCatcttttggatataaaaatTTGTGGAATGGTGTGTATAAGAGCATAAAGACTGTTGTTTTCTCGAATAAACTCAATTTGCTTATGCCTTTTGGGCCATTGGCAATCATGGTCCATAAAATGACTGGTCACAAA GGATGGGTCTTCTTTCTAAGCATGCTGGGTATAACTCCTTTGGCAGAGCGTTTAGGTTATGCTACAGA GCAGGTGGCCTTTTACACTGGTGCTACAG TTGGGGGCCTTTTAAACGTTACTTTTGGAAATTCGACGGAAATGATAGTATCAATTTATGCTCTGAAAAGTGGTATGACACGTGTCGTTCAACTCTCATTATTGGGctcaattttgtcaaatatgtTGCTGGTGCTTGGATGTGCATTCTTTTGTGGAGGTCTTGTTATTCGGAACAAAGAACAACGGTTTGATAAG GCATCCGCTGTTGTGAATTCGGGACTGTTATTGATGGCAGTCATGAGCCTGCTCTTTCCATCTGTTCTTCTCTACACACATACTGAGGTGCATTTTGGAAAGTCAGAGCTGGCTCTTTCAAGATTTAGCAGTTGCATTATGCtagtggcatatgctgcctttCTTGTTTTCCAATTAAAAGGTCAACAAAAGACATATTTCTCTGCAACTGAG GAAGAGAATCAGGCTATGGATGCTGCTGATAATGGTGATGACGGCAATGAAGAGCCACAGATCTCAAAATGGGAATCAATTATTTGGCTTTCAATTCTAACAGCTTGGATATCTATCCTTTCAGAGCATCTAGTCGATGCTATACAG GGAGCATCGATCGCATGGAACATTCCAATTTCATTTATTAGTGTTATATTGCTTCCAATCATAGGGAATGCTACAGAGCATGCAAGTGCTATCATTTTTGCCATGAAGGACAAACTT GACATAACTTTGGGAGTGACAATAGGATCATCAACACAAATATCCATGTTCGGG ATTCCATTTTGTGTGGTTATTGGATGGATCATGGGTTGCCCCATGGActtgaactttcaaatttttgagaCGGCAACTCTTTTCATAACTGTCATAGTTGTTGCCTTCTTTCTGCAG GAAGGAACATCTAATTACTTTAAAGGACTTCTGCTCATTCTTTGTTATCTGATAGTTGCCGCAAGTTTCCTTGTACATGAAGATGCTTCTCCAGAAG gcGGCAAACTATCTCAACTCAGCATCAACAGTTTGTTGCACACAATTTTCAGTTCCATTAAGGTCAAAACTCTAGAGGAGGTTCGCAAAATATTCAACATTATATAA
- the LOC123215050 gene encoding vacuolar cation/proton exchanger 5-like isoform X3 — protein sequence MNSLDDRSMSELEEESLLTPEAESGKPKPVLGLENGHTFRVSPSFGYKNLWNGVYKSIKTVVFSNKLNLLMPFGPLAIMVHKMTGHKGWVFFLSMLGITPLAERLGYATEQVAFYTGATVGGLLNVTFGNSTEMIVSIYALKSGMTRVVQLSLLGSILSNMLLVLGCAFFCGGLVIRNKEQRFDKASAVVNSGLLLMAVMSLLFPSVLLYTHTEVHFGKSELALSRFSSCIMLVAYAAFLVFQLKGQQKTYFSATEEENQAMDAADNGDDGNEEPQISKWESIIWLSILTAWISILSEHLVDAIQGASIAWNIPISFISVILLPIIGNATEHASAIIFAMKDKLDITLGVTIGSSTQISMFGIPFCVVIGWIMGCPMDLNFQIFETATLFITVIVVAFFLQEGTSNYFKGLLLILCYLIVAASFLVHEDASPEGGKLSQLSINSLLHTIFSSIKVKTLEEVRKIFNII from the exons ATGAACTCATTGGACGACAGATCAATGAGTGAGCTTGAGGAGGAGAGTCTTTTGACTCCGGAAGCAGAATCTGGAAAGCCAAAACCTGTTCTTGGACTTGAAAATGGACATACTTTTAGGGTTTCACCatcttttggatataaaaatTTGTGGAATGGTGTGTATAAGAGCATAAAGACTGTTGTTTTCTCGAATAAACTCAATTTGCTTATGCCTTTTGGGCCATTGGCAATCATGGTCCATAAAATGACTGGTCACAAA GGATGGGTCTTCTTTCTAAGCATGCTGGGTATAACTCCTTTGGCAGAGCGTTTAGGTTATGCTACAGA GCAGGTGGCCTTTTACACTGGTGCTACAG TTGGGGGCCTTTTAAACGTTACTTTTGGAAATTCGACGGAAATGATAGTATCAATTTATGCTCTGAAAAGTGGTATGACACGTGTCGTTCAACTCTCATTATTGGGctcaattttgtcaaatatgtTGCTGGTGCTTGGATGTGCATTCTTTTGTGGAGGTCTTGTTATTCGGAACAAAGAACAACGGTTTGATAAG GCATCCGCTGTTGTGAATTCGGGACTGTTATTGATGGCAGTCATGAGCCTGCTCTTTCCATCTGTTCTTCTCTACACACATACTGAGGTGCATTTTGGAAAGTCAGAGCTGGCTCTTTCAAGATTTAGCAGTTGCATTATGCtagtggcatatgctgcctttCTTGTTTTCCAATTAAAAGGTCAACAAAAGACATATTTCTCTGCAACTGAG GAAGAGAATCAGGCTATGGATGCTGCTGATAATGGTGATGACGGCAATGAAGAGCCACAGATCTCAAAATGGGAATCAATTATTTGGCTTTCAATTCTAACAGCTTGGATATCTATCCTTTCAGAGCATCTAGTCGATGCTATACAG GGAGCATCGATCGCATGGAACATTCCAATTTCATTTATTAGTGTTATATTGCTTCCAATCATAGGGAATGCTACAGAGCATGCAAGTGCTATCATTTTTGCCATGAAGGACAAACTT GACATAACTTTGGGAGTGACAATAGGATCATCAACACAAATATCCATGTTCGGG ATTCCATTTTGTGTGGTTATTGGATGGATCATGGGTTGCCCCATGGActtgaactttcaaatttttgagaCGGCAACTCTTTTCATAACTGTCATAGTTGTTGCCTTCTTTCTGCAG GAAGGAACATCTAATTACTTTAAAGGACTTCTGCTCATTCTTTGTTATCTGATAGTTGCCGCAAGTTTCCTTGTACATGAAGATGCTTCTCCAGAAG gcGGCAAACTATCTCAACTCAGCATCAACAGTTTGTTGCACACAATTTTCAGTTCCATTAAGGTCAAAACTCTAGAGGAGGTTCGCAAAATATTCAACATTATATAA